One genomic window of Pseudomonadales bacterium includes the following:
- a CDS encoding phosphotransferase family protein, whose amino-acid sequence MNIKPASVSGETLSIEPRIEYIYERKLVHRQQGPYSPRTNEEVEAGLLRLFHAEGLSDVVISKLARMTGGASKEQFAFTLSHRQQPEPQRYVLRMDPLEGIVETCRLREAELLNALQGVVPVPPVLSVDPEGDYLGLPGVITQFVPGVTKPTDQASQSVSGIGSSYGRYAEIIAPQFLNILVSLHSKNDWDKASLPSFSIPKPSTKEAAMYQVNAWSRVWRDDFVEPVPMMTLTENWLRENAPVCEAPCLVHCDYRLGNFMFEEPSGKITTILDWELAHFGDFHEDLAWILQKLFGTWSEQGDFLVCGLMKRDMFIDQYQRLSGRTINPDTLRYYEVLNAWKCAVMDYSSAIIAGKNSNNHQDLLITWLASAGAVFLDQIEKLIREA is encoded by the coding sequence ATGAACATAAAGCCAGCCAGTGTATCCGGCGAGACATTATCGATAGAGCCCAGAATCGAGTACATTTATGAGCGCAAGCTGGTTCACCGCCAGCAGGGACCTTATTCTCCCAGAACCAATGAAGAAGTTGAAGCGGGACTTCTCCGCCTCTTCCATGCCGAAGGCTTGAGTGATGTTGTGATCAGCAAACTGGCCCGCATGACGGGCGGTGCCTCAAAGGAGCAATTTGCCTTCACCCTCAGTCATCGCCAACAACCAGAGCCACAGCGCTATGTTTTACGGATGGATCCACTGGAGGGCATTGTGGAAACCTGTCGCTTACGGGAAGCGGAATTGCTCAACGCGTTGCAAGGTGTTGTGCCGGTTCCGCCAGTGCTATCCGTTGATCCTGAAGGTGATTACCTCGGCCTGCCGGGTGTGATCACCCAGTTTGTGCCGGGTGTGACCAAGCCGACGGACCAGGCGAGCCAGAGTGTGTCAGGTATCGGTTCCAGCTATGGTCGTTACGCTGAAATCATTGCACCGCAATTCCTGAATATTCTGGTGTCACTGCACTCTAAAAATGACTGGGATAAAGCGTCATTACCCTCATTTTCAATACCCAAACCTAGCACTAAAGAAGCAGCTATGTACCAAGTCAACGCTTGGTCCAGAGTCTGGCGGGATGATTTTGTTGAGCCTGTGCCCATGATGACGTTGACTGAAAACTGGCTGCGGGAAAATGCACCGGTCTGCGAAGCCCCTTGTCTAGTTCATTGCGATTATCGTTTGGGCAATTTTATGTTTGAAGAGCCCTCCGGCAAGATCACCACCATTCTGGATTGGGAGCTGGCCCACTTTGGCGACTTCCACGAAGACCTTGCCTGGATACTGCAAAAGCTGTTTGGCACATGGAGTGAGCAAGGCGATTTTCTGGTGTGCGGGTTAATGAAAAGAGACATGTTTATCGATCAGTACCAACGTCTGTCAGGCCGTACGATCAACCCGGATACGTTGCGTTACTACGAAGTGCTCAATGCCTGGAAGTGCGCAGTGATGGACTACAGCAGTGCCATTATTGCTGGCAAAAACAGCAACAATCATCAGGATCTATTGATTACCTGGCTGGCATCAGCCGGTGCCGTGTTTTTGGATCAAATAGAAAAATTGATACGGGAGGCTTAA